One Glaciihabitans arcticus DNA window includes the following coding sequences:
- a CDS encoding glycosyltransferase family 2 protein: protein MFRTWVVIPMYNEATVIASVIEGLLPHFPHVVCVDDGSSDGTPEIARAAGATVVEHPINLGQGASLQTGFEFALSDPLMTDVVTFDADGQHLVEDAIGMVAKLRAENLDVVVGSRFLDDRTQLAPAKKLVLRAAALYTRITTGMALTDAHNGLRVLGRPLLEKVKLRQNRMAHASELIDQIGGHKARWSEYPTHIVYTDYSRAKGQSLLNSVNILVELLFR, encoded by the coding sequence ATGTTCCGTACGTGGGTCGTCATCCCGATGTACAACGAGGCGACAGTCATTGCGAGCGTCATTGAGGGGCTCCTCCCACACTTTCCCCACGTTGTCTGCGTCGACGACGGCTCGAGCGACGGAACGCCGGAGATCGCGCGAGCGGCCGGTGCCACGGTGGTCGAGCACCCCATCAACCTCGGCCAGGGTGCCAGCCTGCAGACCGGCTTCGAGTTCGCGCTCTCCGACCCGCTGATGACCGACGTCGTTACGTTCGACGCCGATGGACAGCACCTCGTCGAAGACGCCATCGGCATGGTCGCCAAGCTGCGAGCCGAGAACCTCGATGTCGTGGTCGGATCCCGTTTCCTCGACGACCGCACCCAGCTCGCACCTGCCAAGAAACTCGTACTGCGCGCCGCTGCCCTCTATACGCGCATCACGACCGGCATGGCGCTGACCGACGCCCACAATGGCCTGCGCGTGCTCGGTCGCCCGCTTCTCGAGAAGGTCAAGCTGCGTCAGAACAGGATGGCCCACGCGTCCGAACTGATCGACCAGATCGGCGGGCACAAGGCGAGGTGGTCGGAGTACCCGACGCACATCGTCTACACCGACTACTCGCGGGCGAAGGGGCAGTCGCTGCTCAACTCCGTCAACATCCTCGTCGAACTACTTTTTAGGTGA
- a CDS encoding DUF2304 domain-containing protein: MTVMIVFQILAVVVIVIAAFFMLRGGGARHQAIRRILMLLFIVAAASSVFFPGLWTAVANIVGIGRGADLLLYLTVLIFLGFVATTYRRFRHLENDVTELSRQLALVQAKALDKTTPPTD; the protein is encoded by the coding sequence ATGACCGTCATGATCGTTTTCCAGATTCTCGCCGTTGTGGTCATCGTGATCGCCGCCTTCTTTATGCTGCGCGGCGGCGGCGCGCGTCACCAGGCGATCCGTCGCATCCTGATGCTGCTGTTCATCGTGGCGGCGGCCTCGTCGGTGTTTTTTCCCGGACTCTGGACCGCCGTGGCCAACATCGTCGGCATCGGACGCGGGGCTGACCTGCTGCTCTACCTGACTGTGCTGATCTTCCTCGGTTTCGTCGCTACCACCTATCGCCGCTTCCGTCATCTCGAGAACGACGTGACCGAGCTCTCCCGCCAGCTTGCGCTCGTGCAGGCGAAGGCACTCGACAAGACGACTCCGCCGACGGACTAG
- a CDS encoding LGFP repeat-containing protein: protein MTIISSRIRRLGVRVTAILAATVVLSSGLVGVTSASAAPESVAVDAAPVVTQVEEISRAAAALSGTNFNPGYIVSDWSFYNANGMSQAKIQAFLDAKCPTNNCIDTKKMKTTARAATNMCPSPYAASASETFAAIIYKVQRSCGISAKVILVTLQKEQGLLNLQNPTDLKLRKAMGMGCPDTSVCDSKYYGFFNQVYYGASQLKRYGLRTADNVSFRTKYQIGVPYKVSYKPNSTCGTRTVTVKSKATTALYYYTPYTPNAKALANLTGLGDSCSSYGNRNFWVYFNSWFGNSLAGPGNFAIDSAYEASGGAAGPLGAKGPETSCVDNRATCSQVYTNGMIYWTLSGGPLVISGAIGTYFLANGGINALGIPTGPGAAVTDPNGNGTVQPFAKGMVHSSSAGTFFVSTAVLTAYSAAGWLRGTLGWPTTDRGCATATSGCVQTFTGGYIYAPATGAALRYSAAVASAYTAAGGQKGAIGLPLAAPSAVVDKVTGNGTAQSFQGGWIHSSVRGAFSSSTKMMTAYSARKWVRGPLGWPIAAETCASDGTCSQPFAGATLNVPTTGATFLSFSVTDPKIATLYSSLGGESGSLGEPVAQSGPVVEKVNGDGVMQKFEQGIVHSSAKGTFAVPATIMPTFSATKWVRGPLGWPTGPQVCGSDGSCAQPFAGGTIQDPASGVPFATYTVVNTKIKAAYTAAGGEAGSLGKAITVAANVIEKTNGNGVYQSFEGGAIHSSALGTFVVSKAMMAKYSAKKWVRGVLGWPKANAVCTAANVCTQAFKGGTLTTP, encoded by the coding sequence ATGACCATCATTTCTTCGAGGATCCGCCGTCTCGGTGTACGAGTGACCGCGATACTCGCCGCGACCGTCGTGCTGTCTTCCGGGCTCGTCGGTGTGACCTCCGCGAGCGCCGCTCCCGAGTCCGTTGCCGTCGATGCAGCTCCGGTCGTGACCCAGGTCGAAGAGATCTCCCGCGCCGCCGCGGCCCTCTCCGGCACGAACTTCAACCCCGGATACATCGTCAGCGACTGGTCGTTCTACAACGCGAACGGGATGAGCCAGGCGAAGATCCAGGCCTTCCTCGACGCCAAGTGCCCGACCAACAACTGCATCGACACGAAGAAGATGAAGACCACCGCACGGGCGGCCACGAACATGTGTCCCTCGCCGTACGCGGCAAGCGCGAGCGAGACCTTCGCAGCGATCATCTACAAGGTGCAGCGGTCCTGTGGCATCAGCGCCAAGGTCATCCTCGTCACCCTGCAGAAAGAGCAAGGGCTGCTCAACCTGCAGAACCCGACCGACCTGAAGCTCCGTAAGGCGATGGGCATGGGATGCCCCGACACGAGTGTCTGCGATTCCAAGTACTACGGCTTCTTCAACCAGGTCTACTACGGCGCCAGCCAGCTCAAGCGTTACGGGTTGCGCACCGCGGATAACGTGAGCTTCCGCACCAAGTACCAGATCGGCGTGCCTTACAAGGTGTCGTACAAGCCGAATTCGACCTGTGGCACGCGCACCGTGACGGTGAAGAGCAAGGCCACCACCGCGCTGTACTACTACACGCCGTACACCCCGAACGCGAAGGCGCTGGCCAACCTCACGGGGCTCGGCGACAGCTGTTCGTCATACGGCAATCGAAACTTCTGGGTCTACTTCAACTCGTGGTTCGGCAACAGCCTCGCGGGACCGGGCAATTTCGCCATCGACTCCGCCTACGAGGCGAGCGGCGGCGCCGCCGGCCCGCTCGGCGCGAAGGGACCCGAGACGTCTTGTGTCGACAATCGCGCGACCTGCTCGCAGGTCTACACCAACGGAATGATCTACTGGACGCTCTCGGGTGGGCCGCTCGTCATCTCCGGTGCGATCGGAACCTACTTCCTTGCCAACGGAGGGATCAACGCGCTCGGAATCCCGACCGGTCCCGGCGCGGCCGTCACCGACCCGAACGGAAACGGAACCGTACAACCCTTTGCGAAGGGCATGGTGCACTCGAGCTCCGCGGGAACGTTCTTCGTCTCCACGGCGGTGCTCACCGCCTATAGCGCCGCCGGATGGCTGCGCGGCACCCTCGGCTGGCCCACGACCGACCGCGGGTGTGCGACCGCAACCTCCGGATGCGTGCAGACGTTCACGGGCGGCTACATCTACGCGCCCGCCACGGGTGCGGCGCTCAGGTACAGCGCGGCCGTCGCCTCGGCCTATACCGCAGCCGGCGGACAGAAGGGTGCGATCGGACTGCCGCTCGCAGCCCCGTCGGCGGTCGTCGACAAGGTGACCGGTAACGGCACGGCCCAGTCGTTCCAGGGCGGGTGGATCCACTCCTCCGTACGCGGAGCGTTCTCGAGCAGCACCAAGATGATGACGGCCTATAGCGCTCGAAAGTGGGTGCGCGGACCGCTCGGCTGGCCCATCGCCGCCGAGACCTGCGCCTCCGACGGCACCTGCTCGCAGCCGTTCGCGGGCGCGACGCTGAACGTGCCGACGACGGGTGCGACCTTCCTCAGCTTCAGCGTGACCGATCCGAAGATCGCGACGCTCTACTCATCACTCGGTGGTGAGTCGGGCTCGCTCGGCGAGCCCGTGGCCCAGTCCGGCCCTGTCGTCGAGAAGGTCAACGGCGACGGCGTGATGCAGAAGTTCGAGCAGGGCATCGTCCACTCGAGCGCCAAGGGGACCTTCGCGGTGCCGGCGACGATCATGCCGACCTTCAGTGCGACAAAGTGGGTGCGCGGCCCCCTGGGCTGGCCGACCGGCCCGCAGGTGTGCGGGTCGGATGGATCCTGCGCGCAGCCGTTCGCCGGCGGCACCATCCAGGACCCGGCGTCGGGCGTTCCCTTCGCGACCTACACGGTCGTCAATACCAAGATCAAGGCGGCCTACACCGCCGCCGGTGGTGAGGCCGGATCTCTCGGAAAGGCGATCACCGTCGCCGCGAACGTGATCGAGAAGACGAACGGCAACGGCGTCTACCAGTCCTTCGAGGGCGGCGCCATCCACTCCAGTGCTCTCGGGACCTTCGTCGTCAGCAAGGCGATGATGGCCAAGTACAGCGCAAAGAAGTGGGTGCGCGGCGTGCTCGGCTGGCCGAAGGCCAACGCGGTGTGCACAGCTGCGAACGTCTGCACGCAGGCGTTCAAGGGCGGCACGCTCACCACCCCCTAG